The nucleotide sequence ATAACAAGATATGTTGAACCGATCAGAAGAAAAATCCCGATAATACAGTATATTTTTTTAACAAATGAAAGTTTTTCTCGTGCACTCACATCCTACCCCCTGGAATTGATATCTGAAGAATTATCATCAGATAGTTCATCAACAGCTTCCATATTTACATCGAACTGCTTCTCCAGTTCTTCTTTTTTTCTTTGCTTATAACTGTCAACATCAAAGATTATGTCAGGATTTTGATCAGCCATTTTTTCCAGACGCTCCCATTCAAGATAATATTCATGCTTCATAATTTCTTCAGGAAGATAACCCGTGAGAAAAAGAGGAGACATCGGAAACTTGTCGTAATTCACATGAGCGTTGTACATATGCCATATAAGAATTACAGCAGCTGCCAGCAAAGCTTCATCAGAATGGGCAATAAAGCTGACATTGACAGCCCAGCCGGGCATTATTTTAGTGGCATACGTTTCAAACCAGAGAATCGCTCCGGTTAAACCCAAAAGCGGAATACCCCAGAAAACCGCCCAGTAGTCAAATTTTTCCCTCCAGTGAAATCTTTCATGCTGAGGCTTTTCATCAGAAATAAAAAAAACATATTTCAGAAAATCTTTCACATCTTTTAAATCTTTAATTCTCGGGAACATAGGAGAATAATAAATAAATTTAAGCATACCCGATATGGAGAATGCCTTTTTCTTTTTCGCCGGCACAATATAATATTTAAACAGATTTTTAAACAAGTAGTACCAGTGGTAGAAAAAAAGGGCGACCATTGTTACACCGCAA is from Flexistipes sinusarabici DSM 4947 and encodes:
- a CDS encoding formate dehydrogenase subunit gamma codes for the protein MTKQPLIKIVKGKKYYLKMNYAQRVQHLILMSTFILLILTGFPLKFYYYPWAESLMSFFGGPEVTAVIHRICGVTMVALFFYHWYYLFKNLFKYYIVPAKKKKAFSISGMLKFIYYSPMFPRIKDLKDVKDFLKYVFFISDEKPQHERFHWREKFDYWAVFWGIPLLGLTGAILWFETYATKIMPGWAVNVSFIAHSDEALLAAAVILIWHMYNAHVNYDKFPMSPLFLTGYLPEEIMKHEYYLEWERLEKMADQNPDIIFDVDSYKQRKKEELEKQFDVNMEAVDELSDDNSSDINSRG